The region AGCGACAGCGAGACGCCGTGCGGCACCACGGGTGTGCCGCGGTCCCGCAGCAGCCGCAGTGAGGTGAACAGCCGCCGCGGGTCGAGGTTCTCCGCGATGGCCTCGACGAAGTCCACGCCGGGCAGCCGCTCGACGGTCAGGTCGATCGCCGGGCGCCAGCCGATGCCGTACTCGAGGTCGGGGGCGGTGGCCGTCATCCGCCGCACCCTCCTCCGCAGCCGCCTCCTCCGCAGCCGCCACCCCCGCCGCAGCCGGCGCCTCCGCCGGAGCTGTCCGACGAGCTGGACATGCCGCCGTAGAGCGCGAGGCGCAGGTCGGTGTCCGTGATGCCCGCGGCCCCGAGCAGCGCGACGCCCAGTACCGCCGCGGGGGCCAGCGAGTCAGCGCCGGACGGGGCGCCGCCCTGGCGGGCGCGGGCCAGCAGCCGGTCCCCGGCGGGGGTGCGGCGCGGGGTGGCGGCGGCGGTCACCCCTATGACGACGGCGCTGATCACCAGCTCAAGTATCAGCAGGCCGACCGGGCGTCCGTGGTCGATGCCGTGGACGAGCCGCGCCACACCCACGCAGAAGACGGCGGCGAGCGGCAGCAGCGCCACCATCGACCCGGCTTGCCGGCCGGGGGCCAGCAACAGGCCGCGGTCGATGGCGTTCCGGGCGATCCGCCGCACCGGTTCGCTGTCGCCCGCGTCGGCCCGCAGCGTCGGCAGATCGGCGGTCTTGGTGCGGTCGAAGCAGGTCAGCACGGCCTGCCGGACCGGGTCGTCGGCCGTGGCCACCCCGCAGGGCGTGATCTGGTGGTCCCGGCCGGCCCGCAGCAGGCCGTCCTCGACCAATGCTTGTACGGCGGTGTCCACGACCCGCGCGGAACCGCCGCCGACGACGGCGAGTGTGTAGACGTCGACCGGCTCGTCGCCCGCGCCGGGCGCGGTGTCGTGCCTCTTCCGGTACGTCGCCCGCAGAAGTGCGCTGCCGAGACCGGCGAGGAGGAATGCTGCCGCGTATGCGGCGAGGAAGTCGGGGCCGCTCATGCCAATCACCTCCGGTGGGGGTGACGCTTGTTGGCGCGGGGTGGTTCCGCGGGTCCCTCTCGGTGCTGGGTTGCACCTGCGGTGGGCTTGCGGCTGGTGCCGGGGTGGGGCTCGCGGCCCTGAGGGGGTGGCACTTCCTGCCGCGTTCACGGCGCCGCTGCACCGTGGCTGGGCGCGCGGTTCCCCGCGCCCCTCGGGGGATGCCACCTGCCGACGGCGCGTCGCCTGACGCCGCGTGGGGGCTCGGCGCGCAGTTCCCCGCGGCCCTCGGGGGGTGCCACCTGCGGTCGGCGTTCGACTGCTGCCGCGTGGGGGCTCGGCGCGCAGTTCCCCGCGGCCCTCAGGGGGTGCCACCTGCCGACGGCGTTCGGCTGCCGCTGCACCAGGCTGAGCCGGGCGTTGCCCGCGGCCCTCGGGGTCAGTGGAGGGTGGTGTGGAGGGTGTGGCCGTAGAGGTGGGTGGTGGTGGCCTGGATGGTCGTGCCGGAGCGGGTGGGGCGGATGTGGAGGCCCGGGGTCGGGGCCGTGGGGTGGAGGGGGCGGCCGTCGAGGTGGAGGGAGAGGGTCGGGCGGGTGGTCGTCGGGTCGGCCAGCGCCAGCGCCACCGTGCCGTCGGGGGCTTCACGGAGCAGGACGGAGGCGGGGCCGTCGATGGTGAGGCGGCCGACGCGGTGGGGGCCGGGGGTGAAGGTGTTGACGGCGAGCAGGCCGAGGCCGCGGTGGGTGACCGCCTGGACCGCGGTGGTGTTGGCGAGGACGGAGAGCGGGCCGTGGGCGTACGCCCGCAGTTGGCGTTCCGTCGCGCCGGGGACGAGGGCGTAGGCGAGCGCGGTGTGCGGGGCGCCGGGTTCCTGGTGGAAGGTCAGGGTGAAGACCTGCTTGGTGACGGGCGTGTCGGGGTTGGTGAGGCGGACCGCGCGGCGGCTGCGGGTGACGGTGTCGAGCGCGACGGTCGGCTGCGGCTGGTACGGGTCGAGCAGGACGTAGCCGACGGCGGTGCCCTGGTCGGCGTCGGCGTACCGCAGCCAGGCCAGCGGGGCGGTGCCGGTGCCGGACCAGGGGGCGCCGCCGCGTACTTCGCCGGTGAGGGCGACCGGGGCGGCGGGGCCGGCGATCCTGGCGTCGGCCGTGGTGGTGACGGCCCGCCCCGCGGAGTCGCCGACCCCGGCGGCGAGCACCACGATCTCGTCGTCGAGCATGAACCACGACCTGGTGGCGTCGGCGCTGCGGTAGGCGACGAAGTCCTCGGGGAGCTGTCCTGCCTGCTTGGCGGCGTAGGCCGCGTCGGGGGCCAGCACCATCGCGGCGGCCCCGTACGCGCCGAGGACGGCGCCGCCGGAGTGGGTGTTGGTGCCGCGGGGGAAGTAGACGTAGGTGTTCTGCGACTCGGAGGACGAGGTGAAGCCGGCGGCCGGGTTGTCGTACCACTGTGTGCCGTACAGCTCGGGGACGGTCAGCCGGGTCTCGACGGGTGCCGTGACGCCGGCCAGCCGGTCGGGCGGCACGGCGGTGAAGTAGTCGACGCCGAAGGCCCGGGTCTGGTCCTGGCCCGCGAGGTAGAGGTAGTGGGCGCCCGCGCCCTGGAACCACGGCGTCAGGTTCTCGCCGCTCATGTACTCGTAGCCGCTGATCCGGGTGGAGCTGCGGGCCAGGGCGAAGGTGTAGCCGGGGCGGCGGTGGACGCTGCGGTCCATGGCGGGGTAGGCGCTGTGCAGGGCCGCGGGGTTGATGTCGCGGGCCCGGATCGCCGGGTCGGCGAGGATGTCGGCGTAGCGGGCGACGCTGACCGGGGAGACGAAGCCGGCCGGGTCGGGCGCGGCCTTCGTCACCTGCCGCAGGTGTTTGGCGTAGCCGGCCAGTGCGGTGGCGCTGTCCCCCGGGGCGTAGCCGGACAGGTCGACGACCGCCTCGACGACGGCGGCCACGTCGGCGTATCCGGTGCCGGTCCTGGAGACGGAGCGGCCCTTGACGATCTCCGCCATCCAGCCCTCGACGATCAGCGGGGCGAAGCTGTCGGCGACCCAGCCGGTGACGACGCCGGCCAGGTCGCCGTCGCCGGGCGCGTAGCTCGTGCCGTCGAGGATCTTCACGGTCTGCACCACCCGGGTGAGCAGTCCGGTGCCGTACGAGCCGGTGTAGGCGACCGAGGCGTGCTGGAGGAAGGAGCCGTCGGCGTAGAAGCCGTCGGTGACGCCGTGCCGGAGCGCGTAGGGGTCGACGGTCGCGTAGACGGTGAGCTGGTCGGCGACGGCCTTGGTGACGCGGGCGGGGTCGCCGAGCGCGGCGCCCTGGAGGACGCGGTTGGTGGTGATGTCGGCGAGGTTCGCGCCGGTGTGGAAGCGCGAGTCGAGGTCGACGTCGCCGTCCTTGCCGTTGCGCAGATACGCGTCCATCGCGGCGACGTAGGTGGCGGTGAGGGCGGGCGCGGCCTTTGCGAGGCGGTCGGCGAGCAGGACCAGGGTGCGGCTGACGTAGCCGGAGATGCCGATCTCCCAGGTGAACCAGTTGCCGTAGTAGCCGGCCGACTGGTCGCCGTAGTAGCCGTCGTAGAGCCGGGTCAGGCCGTCGATGACGCGTTGCTGCACGGCGGTGTCGCCGAGGAGGGCGGAGCCGGGGGCGCGGGTGGCGAGCGCGATCTCGTAGAGGTACTGGAAGGACGTGCTCAGGTGCGGGTCGCTGGTGCCGAGGCCGACGCCGTGGAAGAGCTCGCCTGGGCCGGCGGTGTCCATGGCGGCGATCCTGGCGGCGGCGGTGGACTGGAGCGCGGCGAGCTTTGCGGCGACCTCGGGGCGGGCGTTGGACTCGGCCGTGCCGCAGAAGACGGCGGTGACGTTGCCGAGCAGCGCGGCCTGGTCGGTGGCGGCGGACGCTACGGCCGCGGCGCCCGCGTCCGCGGCAGTGGCGCGTACCCGGCCGGCCAGGGCCAGCAGGGTCCCGGCCGGGGCCATCGACAGCAGGGCGCGACGGGATATCTGCACGGCGGACGCTCCAAGCGGTCGGCGACAGCGGGGTGGCGCCGCCGTGACGGCGCCACCCGCATTGAAGCAACCTTGGCCCCACCTGTCACCGGAAGCGACAGCCGTCCCGGTCACGGCACCACGATCACCGGCCACCGCCCGGTCTTGACCAGCCGCACCCCGGGCGAGCCGAACAGCCGGTGCCGCAGGCCCCTGGACGCGCCGATGACCACCGTGTCCGCCCGCAGCTCGTCGGCGGTCCCGCTGAGCCCGGTCGCCACGTCGGCGGCGCGCAGGATGTGGAATTCCCAGCGCGGGGGCGGCAGGTCGAGCGTGCCGGCCAGCCCGGTCGCCACCCGGTGCCGCAGTTGCTCGGCGACCGCCAGGTCGTCGGCGTTGAGCATCCAGGCCGCCCCGGCGAGCATCGCGCTCGCGTGCACCGGCAGCACGTGGACCAGTACCAACAGGGCGTTCTGCCGGCGGGCGAGACCGACGGCGTAGGCGGCGGCCCGCCATGAGCAGTCGGAGTCGTCCACGCCGACCACGAGGACCCGGCTGCCGGCCCGCGGGGCGGCGGCCCGTTCTTCGAAGACCACGGCTCTGCCGTGCCGGGCTGCTACGCCGCCGAGCCGTCGGGCGACCCGTCGCCGGCGGCGCCCACCGCCCTGTCCGCACCGGGCCGCGCCTCGTCCTGGTCGGCGAAGGCCGCCGCCGTGGTCCGCAGCGGCACCTCCTTGAGCAGGGTGGACAGCACCAGCGCGATCACCAGGACGCCCGCGCCGACCAGGAAGGCCACGTTGATGGCTCCGGTGAAGCCGACCTTGAAGGGGTGGCCGAGCGCCGGGTCGACGTGCTTGAGGAACGACGTGTCGTTGAGGCTTCCGGTCCCCCCGGAGGACGCCGAGGTCAGCATCTTGAGCTGGTCGGGGTGCGCGGCGGCGGCCTTGTCGAAGGCGGCGCTGCCGCGGGCGTCGGCGTAGGCCGAGCTGATCCGGCCGCCGACCACCGAGTAGACGATGGACAGGAAGACGGCGACGCCGAGGGTGCCGCCCATCTGCCGGAAGAAGGTGGTCGAGGAGGTGGCCACGCCGATGTCCCGGGGCGGTACGGCGTTCTGCATGGCCAGCACGATGGTCTGGAAGTTCAGCCCGAGTCCGGCGCCGACCACGAACATCGCGATGTCGACGTAGGGCAGGCTGCTGTCGGCGTCCATCTGCCAGAACATCAGCATGCCGGCGACCAGCAGCACACAGCCGATGATCGGGAAGATCTTGTAGCGGCCGGTGCGCGAGGTGATCTGGCCCGAGACCATGGACAGCGCCATGATGCCGAGCACCAGCGGGAGGGTCAGCAGGCCGGCCCTGGTGGGCGAATTGCCCTTGACCAGCTGGAGGTAGAGCGGGATCAGGGTGATGCCGCCGAACATCCCGATGCCGATGATCGCGGACTGGGCCGAGCCCAGCGCGAAGACGCCGTTGCGGAACAGCCGCAGCGGCAGCAGCGCCTCGTCACCGGCCCGGCGTTCGGCGGCCAGGAAGCAGACGATGCCGACCGCGCCGACGATGTAGCAGGTCAGCGCGGTGCCGCTGCCCCAGCCCCATTCGCGGCCCTGCTCGGCGACGATCAGCAGCGGCACCAGGGCGACGATCAGCGCGACCGCGCCGAGGGAGTCGACCCGGTGGGGCCGCCGCTCCTGCTTGATGTGCAGCACCTTGGCCACCACGATCAGCGCGACGATCCCGATCGGCACGTTGACCAGGAAGATCCACCGCCAGCCGTCGATGCCGAGCAGCGAGTCCTGGCCGGCCAGCGCCCCGCCGATCACCGGCCCGAGCACACTGGAGGTGCCGAAGACGGCCATGAAGTAGCCCTGGTACTTCGCGCGTTCGCGGGGCGGGATGATGTCGCCGATGATCGCGAAGGCCAGCGAGAACAGGCCGCCGGCGCCTATGCCCTGGAAGGCGCGGAAGCCGGCCAGCATGTACATCGAGGTCGAAAGCATGCACAGCGCGGACCCGACGATGAAGACCGAGATCGCGAAAAGGAAGAACGGCTTGCGGCCGTACTGGTCGGACAGTTTGCCGTACAGCGGGGTGGCGATGGTCGAGGTGATCAGGAACGCCGTGGTCACCCAGGCCTGTGCGGTCAGGCCGTTGAGGCTCTCGCCGATCTTGTAGATGGCGGTGGAGACCACCGTCTGGTCCAACGCGGCGAGGAACATCCCCAGCAGCAGGCCGGACAGGATGATCATGATCTGCCGGTGTGTGTAACCCGTCGGTGGTGCGGCGGTGCCGGCCTGCACTGCGTCTGCTTGGGCGGTCATGGGGACTCTTTCTCCGGATCCTTGCTTGCCCTGGGCAACGATACTGCCGGATGCCGAAAAGCACAGGCCGCAGCGGCGTCAATACCCGGACCGCGGCCCCGAACTGCGCATCATGCCCGTTATGATCACCCTGACGTACTCCGCCGCGCTCATCACGTTCTTCTCCGTGATCGGCCCGCCCAAGGTGCTGCTCGCCTTCGCCGGCCTGGCGCAGAACCATCCGAGCAAGGACGTGCGCACCATGGCGCTGGTGTCGTCGGCCGGCGCGGTGGTCATCGGAACGGCGGCCGGCTTCACCTCGCCATGGCTGCTGAAGCTGTTCCACATCTCGACCCCCGCACTGGAGATGGCCGGCGGGATCATCTTCTTCCTCTACGCGGTCGGCCTGGTGCTCGGCCTGCATCTCGGGGCGGAGGACGCGGGCGAGGACGGGCCCGATGTCATCAGCGGGCTGCGGGAGTTGCTGGTGCCGTACGTGGTCAGTCCGCTGGCCCTGACGGCGGTGCTGATCGAGGCCGCGGAACGCGACGACTGGGGGTGGCGGGGCACGGTCGTCGCGGCGTTCCTCACGGTCATCGCGGTGGACCTGGCCTGCGTGCTGCTGCTCGGCGGGCTGCTGCAGAAGACCCACAACGCGGTCGTGGAACTGGTCGCCCGCCTCCTCGGGCTGCTGCTGGCGGCGGTCGGCGTCGACCTGGTCCTCGACGGACTGTTCGACCTGGGCGTCAGGACCGTGTCGGCCCACTGACCGGGGCGGGGCGCCGCGTGGCGGGCATCTTAGGCCAGCGGCCCGCATGTACCGCAGGAAAATGCCGGAACTCTCCGAAACAGGCCGCACGGAAA is a window of Streptomyces sp. NBC_01477 DNA encoding:
- a CDS encoding universal stress protein, whose product is MVFEERAAAPRAGSRVLVVGVDDSDCSWRAAAYAVGLARRQNALLVLVHVLPVHASAMLAGAAWMLNADDLAVAEQLRHRVATGLAGTLDLPPPRWEFHILRAADVATGLSGTADELRADTVVIGASRGLRHRLFGSPGVRLVKTGRWPVIVVP
- a CDS encoding TIGR04222 domain-containing membrane protein, with amino-acid sequence MSGPDFLAAYAAAFLLAGLGSALLRATYRKRHDTAPGAGDEPVDVYTLAVVGGGSARVVDTAVQALVEDGLLRAGRDHQITPCGVATADDPVRQAVLTCFDRTKTADLPTLRADAGDSEPVRRIARNAIDRGLLLAPGRQAGSMVALLPLAAVFCVGVARLVHGIDHGRPVGLLILELVISAVVIGVTAAATPRRTPAGDRLLARARQGGAPSGADSLAPAAVLGVALLGAAGITDTDLRLALYGGMSSSSDSSGGGAGCGGGGGCGGGGCGGGCGG
- a CDS encoding MDR family MFS transporter encodes the protein MTAQADAVQAGTAAPPTGYTHRQIMIILSGLLLGMFLAALDQTVVSTAIYKIGESLNGLTAQAWVTTAFLITSTIATPLYGKLSDQYGRKPFFLFAISVFIVGSALCMLSTSMYMLAGFRAFQGIGAGGLFSLAFAIIGDIIPPRERAKYQGYFMAVFGTSSVLGPVIGGALAGQDSLLGIDGWRWIFLVNVPIGIVALIVVAKVLHIKQERRPHRVDSLGAVALIVALVPLLIVAEQGREWGWGSGTALTCYIVGAVGIVCFLAAERRAGDEALLPLRLFRNGVFALGSAQSAIIGIGMFGGITLIPLYLQLVKGNSPTRAGLLTLPLVLGIMALSMVSGQITSRTGRYKIFPIIGCVLLVAGMLMFWQMDADSSLPYVDIAMFVVGAGLGLNFQTIVLAMQNAVPPRDIGVATSSTTFFRQMGGTLGVAVFLSIVYSVVGGRISSAYADARGSAAFDKAAAAHPDQLKMLTSASSGGTGSLNDTSFLKHVDPALGHPFKVGFTGAINVAFLVGAGVLVIALVLSTLLKEVPLRTTAAAFADQDEARPGADRAVGAAGDGSPDGSAA
- a CDS encoding polysaccharide lyase family 8 super-sandwich domain-containing protein, whose translation is MQISRRALLSMAPAGTLLALAGRVRATAADAGAAAVASAATDQAALLGNVTAVFCGTAESNARPEVAAKLAALQSTAAARIAAMDTAGPGELFHGVGLGTSDPHLSTSFQYLYEIALATRAPGSALLGDTAVQQRVIDGLTRLYDGYYGDQSAGYYGNWFTWEIGISGYVSRTLVLLADRLAKAAPALTATYVAAMDAYLRNGKDGDVDLDSRFHTGANLADITTNRVLQGAALGDPARVTKAVADQLTVYATVDPYALRHGVTDGFYADGSFLQHASVAYTGSYGTGLLTRVVQTVKILDGTSYAPGDGDLAGVVTGWVADSFAPLIVEGWMAEIVKGRSVSRTGTGYADVAAVVEAVVDLSGYAPGDSATALAGYAKHLRQVTKAAPDPAGFVSPVSVARYADILADPAIRARDINPAALHSAYPAMDRSVHRRPGYTFALARSSTRISGYEYMSGENLTPWFQGAGAHYLYLAGQDQTRAFGVDYFTAVPPDRLAGVTAPVETRLTVPELYGTQWYDNPAAGFTSSSESQNTYVYFPRGTNTHSGGAVLGAYGAAAMVLAPDAAYAAKQAGQLPEDFVAYRSADATRSWFMLDDEIVVLAAGVGDSAGRAVTTTADARIAGPAAPVALTGEVRGGAPWSGTGTAPLAWLRYADADQGTAVGYVLLDPYQPQPTVALDTVTRSRRAVRLTNPDTPVTKQVFTLTFHQEPGAPHTALAYALVPGATERQLRAYAHGPLSVLANTTAVQAVTHRGLGLLAVNTFTPGPHRVGRLTIDGPASVLLREAPDGTVALALADPTTTRPTLSLHLDGRPLHPTAPTPGLHIRPTRSGTTIQATTTHLYGHTLHTTLH
- a CDS encoding MarC family protein translates to MITLTYSAALITFFSVIGPPKVLLAFAGLAQNHPSKDVRTMALVSSAGAVVIGTAAGFTSPWLLKLFHISTPALEMAGGIIFFLYAVGLVLGLHLGAEDAGEDGPDVISGLRELLVPYVVSPLALTAVLIEAAERDDWGWRGTVVAAFLTVIAVDLACVLLLGGLLQKTHNAVVELVARLLGLLLAAVGVDLVLDGLFDLGVRTVSAH